The following are encoded together in the Humulus lupulus chromosome 5, drHumLupu1.1, whole genome shotgun sequence genome:
- the LOC133778590 gene encoding endoglucanase 6: MEKAVATLFLVLLCFPVAFSGHDYGQALSKSILFFEAQRSGYLPHNQRVNWRSNSGLTDGKTSGVDLVGGYYDAGDNVKFGLPMAFTVTMMSWSIIEYGKQMAENGELGHAMDAVKWGTDYFIKAHPEPYVLYGEVGDGNSDHYCWQRPEDMTTDRRAYKIDPSNPGSDLAGETAAAMAAASIVFRHSNPAYSSELLRHAHQLFDFADKYRGKYDSSITVAQKYYRSISGYYDELLWAAAWMYQATNNQYYLSYLANNAEAMGGTGWSMTEFGWDVKYAGVQTLVSKFLMQGKAGRYAPVFEKYQQKAEYFMCGCIGKGSRNVQKTPGGLIFRQRWNNLQFVTSASFLSTVYSDYLTSSGKYLKCASGTVAPSQLLSFAKSQVDYILGDNPRATSYMVGYGNNYPRQVHHRGSSIVSYKVNPKFVACREGYATWFSRKASDPNLLTGAIVGGPDAYDNFADERDNYEQTEPATYNNAPLLGILARLSSGRSGYNQLLPVVVPAPKAVTPQKPKAFNPQNPVPQPKTSPATPASSSGPISIQQKMTTSWISNGKTYYRYSTVVTNKSSKNVKFVKISINKLYGPIWGLTKSGDFYTLPSWLNNIPAGKSLEFVYIHSASPADVAVSSYTLS; the protein is encoded by the exons ATGGAGAAGGCAGTAGCTACTCTGTTTCTGGTCTTGCTCTGTTTCCCGGTTGCTTTTTCCGGCCATGACTACGGTCAAGCTCTGAGCAAGAGCATTCTGTTCTTTGAAGCTCAGAGATCTGGTTACCTTCCCCATAACCAAAGAGTTAATTGGAGATCTAATTCTGGTTTGACGGATGGAAAGACCAGTGGG gtGGATCTGGTTGGTGGGTACTACGATGCCGGTGACAATGTCAAGTTTGGACTACCCATGGCATTTACGGTAACGATGATGTCATGGAGTATAATCGAGTACGGTAAGCAAATGGCTGAGAACGGTGAGCTCGGGCACGCCATGGATGCTGTCAAGTGGGGAACTGACTACTTCATCAAAGCTCATCCTGAACCCTACGTTCTCTATGGAGAG gTGGGAGATGGTAACAGTGACCACTATTGCTGGCAAAGACCGGAGGATATGACCACTGACAGAAGAGCTTACAAGATTGACCCGAGTAACCCCGGGTCGGATCTCGCCGGAGAAACCGCCGCCGCAATGGCTGCCGCCTCCATCGTCTTCCGCCACTCCAACCCCGCCTACTCTAGCGAGCTCCTCCGCCACGCTCACCAG CTGTTTGATTTCGCCGACAAGTACAGAGGCAAATACGACAGCAGCATCACCGTGGCCCAAAAGTATTACCGGTCCATCAGTGGCTATTAT GATGAGTTGTTGTGGGCCGCTGCTTGGATGTACCAGGCCACTAACAACCAATACTACTTGAGCTACCTTGCTAATAATGCTGAAGCCATGGGAGGAACTGGTTGGAGCATGACTGAGTTCGGTTGGGATGTTAAGTATGCTGGGGTTCAGACTCTTGTTTCCAAG TTCTTGATGCAAGGAAAGGCTGGTCGGTATGCACCAGTGTTCGAGAAGTACCAGCAGAAAGCAGAGTACTTCATGTGTGGTTGTATTGGTAAGGGTAGCCGGAATGTTCAGAAGACTCCTGGCGGCCTTATCTTCAGGCAGAGGTGGAACAACTTGCAGTTTGTGACAAGTGCTTCTTTCCTCTCCACTGTCTACTCTGACTACCTCACTTCTTCCGGCAAATACCTCAAGTGTGCCTCCGGCACTGTTGCACCCTCTCAGCTTCTATCTTTCGCAAAGTCTCAG GTGGACTACATTTTGGGAGACAACCCCAGAGCAACTAGCTACATGGTTGGGTATGGAAACAACTACCCTCGTCAGGTTCACCACAGGGGTTCTTCCATTGTTTCCTACAAGGTTAATCCTAAATTTGTTGCCTGCCGAGAGGGTTATGCCACTTGGTTTAGCCGCAAAGCCAGTGACCCCAATCTTCTTACCGGTGCCATTGTTGGTGGCCCTGATGCTTATGACAACTTTGCTGATGAAAGAGATAACTATGAGCAGACTGAGCCAGCTACTTATAACAATGCTCCTCTTCTTGGCATTTTGGCTAGACTCAGCAGTGGTCGTTCAGGTTATAACCAGCTCCTTCCAG TGGTTGTTCCAGCTCCAAAGGCTGTTACTCCACAAAAGCCTAAGGCATTTAACCCACAAAATCCTGTTCCACAGCCTAAAACAAGCCCAGCAACTCCAG CTTCATCTTCTGGCCCAATTTCAATACAACAAAAGATGACAACTTCATGGATTTCAAATGGAAAAACTTACTACAGATACTCAACTGTGGTGACCAACAAGTCCTCTAAGAATGTCAAATTCGTCAAGATTTCGATTAACAAACTCTATGGCCCAATCTGGGGTCTCACCAAGAGTGGTGATTTCTACACATTGCCATCATGGCTCAACAACATACCTGCTGGGAAGAGCCTTGAGTTTGTTTACATTCACTCAGCTTCTCCAGCAGATGTTGCAGTCTCAAGCTACACACTGTCTTAA